In Trueperaceae bacterium, the genomic stretch GGCGGTGTTGGCCGACGTGCGCGCGGACGCCGCGGCGATGGATCCCGCTCCGCGGCTGGTGTTCGTCCGCGCGAGCGACGACCCGGCCGGCGCGTCGTACGTCCGCAGCAAAGGCAAACGCGCGGGGACGGCCGGCGTGCGGCACGAGACGCGGGTCGTGCCGAGCGACGCGACGGACGCGGACCTGCACGCCCTCCTGGAGGCCCTGAACGGCGACGACGACGTCGATGGCGTGCTGCTGCAGCTTCCGTTGTACCCGCACCTCGACGCCGACGCGGCGCTGCTGCGCATCGCGCCGGAGAAGGACGTCGACGGCCTCCACCCCATGAACGTGGGTCGCTTGTGGAGTGGGCGTTCGGCCCTTGCGCCCGCGACGCCCGCCGGCCTGTTGGCGATCCTGGATCACCACGACATCCCGCTCGAGGGGCGTGAGGTGGTCGTCGTCGGGCGTAGCGACCTGGTGGGGAAGCCCGCCGCCGCGTCGTTCCTGCGGCGGAACGCGACGGTGACGGTGGCGCACTCGCGGACGCGGGACCTGGCGGACGTCACGCGCCGCGCCGACGTGCTGGTGGCCGCCGCCGGCGTGCCCGGCATGATTACGCCCGATCACGTCCGCGCAGGCGCCGTCGTCCTCGACGTCGGGCAGGCGCCGGTCGACGGGGTGTTGCGCGGCGACGTCGCGCCGGACGTCGCGCGCGTCGCGGGGGCGCTCACGCCGACGCCGGGCGGGACCGGCCCGATGACGGTCGCGATGGTCGTCGCGAACACCGTGCAGGCGGCCCGCATGCGGCGGGGGGCGGCGTGAGCGACGCGCTCGTGTACGGGCCGCTCGGTGCGGCGGTCGTCGCGACCGTCGTCGCGCAGCTCATCAAGCTGGTGTTGGCCGCCGCGACGGAGCGGCGCTTCGCGCCGGAACGGTTGCTGGAGACCGGCGGCATGCCGTCCTCGCACAGCGCCTCCGTCGCGGCGCTCGCGACGGCGCTGGGGATGACGGAGGGCGTCACGTCGCCGGTGTTCGCCGTCGCGATGGTCCTTGCCGGCATCGTGATGTACGACGCGACCGGCATCCGTCGGGCGGCGGGCATGCAGGCGCAACTCATCAACGACCTCGTCGAGGAACTCGGGCACCTGTTCGACGAGGGGTTCCAGCCCGACGCGTTGCAGACGTTGCTGGGTCACACGTACCCGCAGGTGCTGGTCGGGGCGCTCTTGGGCGTCGCGACCGCCGTCGTGCTCGTTTAGGCCGACGGTTCCGAGCGTCCGCCCGCGAGGTCGGGGTTCCGGTCGGCGCGGGCGACGACCGCGACGCGGACCTCCCGCGCGCCGGCGGCGAGGAGGGCGTCGCGCGCCGCGCGCGCCGTCGCGCCGGTCGTCCAGACGTCGTCGATCAGCAGGAGGGGGAGGGGCGGGAGGCGCGCCGCAGCGAACGCGCCCGCGACGTTCGCGTCGCGGGCCGCGCCGCGCGTCCGCGCTTGGCGTTCGGTAGCGCGAATGCGCCGAAGCCCGCGCCAGCGAGGCCGCGCGAGGGCGGTCGCGACGGCGCTCGCGAGGCGGTCGGCCTGGTCGTACCCGCGTGCCCGGCGGCGGCGGGGGTGGAG encodes the following:
- a CDS encoding bifunctional 5,10-methylenetetrahydrofolate dehydrogenase/5,10-methenyltetrahydrofolate cyclohydrolase yields the protein MSATVLDGRAVAAAVLADVRADAAAMDPAPRLVFVRASDDPAGASYVRSKGKRAGTAGVRHETRVVPSDATDADLHALLEALNGDDDVDGVLLQLPLYPHLDADAALLRIAPEKDVDGLHPMNVGRLWSGRSALAPATPAGLLAILDHHDIPLEGREVVVVGRSDLVGKPAAASFLRRNATVTVAHSRTRDLADVTRRADVLVAAAGVPGMITPDHVRAGAVVLDVGQAPVDGVLRGDVAPDVARVAGALTPTPGGTGPMTVAMVVANTVQAARMRRGAA
- a CDS encoding divergent PAP2 family protein, producing MSDALVYGPLGAAVVATVVAQLIKLVLAAATERRFAPERLLETGGMPSSHSASVAALATALGMTEGVTSPVFAVAMVLAGIVMYDATGIRRAAGMQAQLINDLVEELGHLFDEGFQPDALQTLLGHTYPQVLVGALLGVATAVVLV